The Rhodocytophaga rosea genome has a segment encoding these proteins:
- a CDS encoding anti-sigma factor family protein: protein MRHISDEEMFRLADRECSVEEQTVFQTHLGECAACKALYTEISALDTQLQQIILERPSDNFTEKLMEKWQAAPAFDQPFQYSRILAPLAFIFGLILVLLSGSSNVGWFKNQFTPSKPDANVAYDLTTLQSLLQNELLLTLFMVVNAFLVLLIVDKTLLQPYFRKRMRQI from the coding sequence ATGAGACATATAAGTGATGAGGAAATGTTCCGGCTGGCAGACAGGGAATGCTCAGTGGAGGAACAAACGGTTTTTCAAACCCATCTTGGGGAATGTGCGGCCTGTAAAGCCTTGTATACAGAAATTTCTGCACTCGATACCCAGCTACAGCAGATCATACTTGAACGCCCATCGGATAACTTTACGGAAAAATTAATGGAAAAATGGCAGGCGGCTCCTGCATTTGACCAGCCTTTTCAATATAGCCGGATTCTGGCTCCACTGGCTTTTATCTTTGGATTGATACTGGTTTTGCTTTCTGGTTCGTCAAATGTAGGATGGTTTAAAAATCAGTTCACTCCCAGCAAGCCCGATGCTAATGTCGCTTATGATCTCACCACTCTGCAAAGTTTGCTGCAAAATGAGCTGCTGCTCACTCTGTTTATGGTGGTAAATGCATTTCTGGTATTACTCATTGTAGATAAAACCCTTTTACAGCCTTATTTCCGCAAGCGAATGCGGCAGATATAG
- a CDS encoding ClpP family protease, protein MYPSNYFKSEFRNFAVHDRYINGLTVDKYMNHIENMTRSVIEERPVNFREVDVFSRLMADRIIFLGTPVDDNIANVIVAQFLFLESADPRKDILLYINSPGGSVYAGLGIYDTMQYVKPDVATICTSMAASFGAVLLCAGAAGKRSALPHARIMIHQPHGSAQGQSVDIEIATRQYVQLRKELYEIISKHSGRPFEQLEKDGDRDYWLKSEEAKAYGLIDEVLTREEMLVR, encoded by the coding sequence ATGTATCCCTCTAATTATTTCAAAAGCGAATTCCGCAATTTTGCCGTCCATGACAGATATATCAACGGACTCACCGTAGACAAATACATGAACCACATTGAAAATATGACCCGTTCGGTGATTGAAGAAAGGCCGGTGAATTTCCGGGAAGTAGATGTATTCTCCAGGTTAATGGCCGACCGGATTATTTTCCTCGGCACTCCTGTAGACGATAATATTGCCAATGTAATTGTCGCCCAGTTCCTTTTCCTGGAATCAGCTGATCCCCGAAAAGACATTCTGCTCTATATTAATAGTCCGGGCGGAAGTGTGTATGCCGGGCTGGGTATTTATGATACCATGCAATATGTAAAGCCAGATGTAGCAACGATTTGTACGAGTATGGCGGCTTCGTTTGGAGCAGTATTATTGTGTGCCGGGGCTGCCGGAAAACGGTCGGCCTTGCCGCATGCCAGAATTATGATTCACCAGCCACATGGCAGTGCCCAGGGTCAATCGGTAGATATTGAAATTGCCACCAGGCAGTATGTACAACTCCGGAAAGAACTGTATGAGATCATTTCCAAACACAGCGGCCGTCCGTTTGAGCAACTCGAAAAAGATGGCGACCGGGATTACTGGCTCAAATCAGAAGAAGCCAAAGCCTATGGCCTGATTGATGAAGTGCTGACTAGAGAGGAAATGCTGGTGAGGTAA
- a CDS encoding RNA polymerase sigma factor, translating to MHDNQKDLALIDRILTGDQFAYRALINRHKEYAFTVAYRILGSREDAEEITQDAFMSAFRALPQFNRESKFTTWFYRIVFNAALGNKRKNKMATEQIEDFKLSKLGMSDSGEGMKQKEQQVYIQKALNKLPPDDVTMITLFYLKEFSLEEIEGITGIAANTAKVKIFRARKRLAEELNQLLKNEAHSLL from the coding sequence GTGCACGACAATCAGAAAGATCTGGCTTTAATTGACCGTATTCTTACGGGTGATCAGTTTGCGTACCGGGCGTTAATTAACCGGCACAAGGAGTATGCTTTTACGGTTGCCTATCGCATTCTGGGAAGCCGTGAAGATGCTGAAGAAATTACGCAGGATGCTTTTATGAGTGCATTCCGGGCTTTGCCTCAGTTTAACCGCGAATCTAAGTTCACTACCTGGTTTTACCGGATTGTATTTAATGCTGCCCTCGGAAACAAGCGGAAAAATAAGATGGCTACCGAACAGATCGAGGATTTTAAACTTTCTAAACTCGGCATGAGTGATTCCGGGGAAGGCATGAAACAAAAAGAGCAACAAGTGTATATTCAAAAAGCCCTGAACAAGCTGCCGCCAGATGACGTTACCATGATAACTTTGTTTTATCTGAAAGAGTTTTCATTGGAAGAAATAGAAGGTATTACTGGAATTGCGGCGAATACGGCTAAAGTAAAAATTTTCCGTGCCCGAAAACGGCTGGCAGAAGAATTAAATCAGTTGCTGAAAAATGAGGCACATAGCTTGTTGTAA
- a CDS encoding porin family protein, which produces MKTTLCTFFFFVSICLISYAQTSKGNFLLGGSFGIINEIDDTDLNNVLFSKEKQTFFHVRPSLGYFIANNLVIGLNPNYSSQKTILTGEQNYRSQIFKTFSISPFVRYYKKLNEKVSVFGQANIFSFERMNSEIISRVANVEDKTTSNRTSLSPGFTFSPGLVFFATNKLGIEVSLGLIRYSFTRAKTKGTSIQGNISEPIENTNTNRYAAFSLDPSRFSLGLQFYFSR; this is translated from the coding sequence ATGAAAACCACGCTATGCACATTTTTCTTTTTTGTATCAATTTGTTTGATCAGCTACGCACAAACCAGTAAAGGCAATTTCTTGTTGGGAGGGAGTTTTGGTATTATCAATGAAATAGATGATACTGATTTAAATAACGTACTTTTTAGTAAGGAAAAGCAGACTTTCTTTCATGTACGGCCTTCACTGGGTTATTTTATTGCAAACAACCTGGTTATTGGCTTGAACCCAAACTACTCAAGTCAGAAAACAATTTTAACTGGAGAACAAAATTATAGATCTCAGATATTTAAAACCTTTTCAATAAGTCCCTTTGTGCGGTATTATAAAAAACTGAATGAGAAAGTAAGCGTTTTTGGGCAAGCAAATATATTTTCATTTGAACGCATGAATTCGGAGATAATATCTAGAGTAGCCAATGTTGAGGATAAAACTACATCAAACCGCACCAGCCTTTCACCTGGATTTACCTTTTCACCCGGATTAGTATTTTTCGCTACCAATAAGTTAGGGATTGAGGTATCTTTAGGACTAATTAGATATAGCTTTACCAGAGCAAAAACAAAAGGGACTTCCATTCAAGGAAATATAAGTGAACCTATAGAAAATACTAACACAAATAGATATGCCGCCTTTTCATTAGATCCATCACGGTTCAGTTTGGGATTGCAATTTTACTTCAGCAGGTAA
- a CDS encoding ATP-dependent Clp protease adaptor ClpS gives MQTYQEEEVEVLEDVVTSDIKDLVVFNDEVNTFDHVINTLIKVCKHTPEQAEQCTLMIHYKGKCTVKMGSFEELAPMRNAICQRGISAEVM, from the coding sequence ATGCAAACTTATCAAGAAGAGGAAGTTGAGGTTTTAGAAGATGTAGTAACTTCAGACATTAAAGATCTGGTGGTTTTTAATGATGAAGTGAATACTTTCGATCATGTGATCAATACCTTGATAAAGGTCTGTAAACACACACCGGAGCAGGCCGAACAATGTACCCTGATGATCCACTATAAAGGCAAATGTACCGTAAAAATGGGCTCTTTTGAGGAACTTGCCCCTATGCGCAATGCGATCTGCCAGAGAGGTATTTCTGCTGAAGTAATGTAG
- the recR gene encoding recombination mediator RecR produces the protein MNFPSKLIENAVNEMSKLPGIGKKTALRLVLHLLKKDEENTIHLAEAITNMRMQIQYCRECHNISDAEVCAICNSPSRDRSLVCVVEDTRDVLAIENTSQYKGLYHVLGGIISPIEGVGPSDLHIDSLVRRIPESEIKEVILALSPTMEGDTTAFYLTKKFKPFNLKISTIARGIPVGGELEYADEITLGRSIVRRTAYEL, from the coding sequence ATGAATTTTCCTTCAAAACTGATTGAAAATGCAGTAAATGAAATGTCAAAACTGCCTGGCATTGGTAAAAAAACGGCCCTGCGGCTTGTATTGCATTTGCTGAAAAAAGACGAAGAAAATACTATTCATCTGGCGGAAGCGATCACAAATATGCGCATGCAGATTCAGTATTGCCGCGAATGCCATAATATTTCGGATGCAGAAGTATGTGCCATTTGTAACAGCCCCTCCCGCGATCGCTCCCTGGTGTGTGTCGTAGAGGATACCCGGGATGTACTGGCGATTGAAAATACATCGCAATACAAAGGCTTATACCATGTGCTGGGCGGCATTATTTCACCTATTGAAGGTGTAGGACCTTCGGATCTGCACATTGATTCGCTGGTGCGGAGAATTCCGGAATCTGAAATCAAGGAGGTAATTCTGGCACTGAGCCCTACCATGGAAGGCGATACCACGGCTTTTTACCTCACCAAAAAGTTCAAGCCCTTTAATTTGAAAATCAGCACCATTGCCAGGGGAATCCCGGTAGGCGGCGAACTGGAGTATGCGGATGAAATCACCCTGGGCCGCAGCATTGTCCGCCGGACAGCGTACGAATTGTAG
- a CDS encoding sodium:solute symporter, protein MNPILVVSILVIYFGALLVIAYFTSRNADTQTFFTANKKSPWYLVAFGMIGTSLSGVTFISVPGNVGTTQFTYFQFVLGNLVGYFVIATVLMPLYYRLNLVSIYTYLEGRFGFWSYKTGSFFFLLSRTIGAAFRLFLVAAVLQIGVYGQWGIPFWVNVLITIFLIWVYTFQGGIKTIVWTDTFQTFFLISAVIISVYLISQELGLTLGEMVNTVSQSDYGQIFNWEVNSSKYFWKQFTAGAFIAIAMTGLDQDLMQKNLTCRNLQDAQKNMFSFCTVFVFVNLLFLTLGALLYLYAQNKGIALPERSDYLYPTLALQHFGLLAAIFFLLGITASSYASADSALAALTTAFCIDFLDFDKRPEKERQQLKFIVHVGFSILLFLIILLFEAINDASVVSAVFTAAGYTYGPLLGLFAFGMLTKLPVRDKFVPYVCLVSPIICYIINRNSETWLGGYKFGFEILILNGFLTFLGLLLLSRRKTSTEIPVATSGRRI, encoded by the coding sequence ATGAATCCTATTCTGGTTGTAAGTATACTGGTTATTTATTTTGGTGCGTTACTCGTGATCGCTTATTTCACGAGCCGCAATGCCGATACGCAAACCTTCTTTACTGCCAACAAAAAATCGCCCTGGTATCTGGTGGCATTTGGCATGATCGGCACTTCTCTCTCGGGGGTTACATTTATATCGGTACCCGGCAATGTAGGCACTACCCAGTTTACGTATTTTCAGTTTGTGCTGGGGAATCTGGTGGGCTATTTTGTGATTGCTACGGTGCTTATGCCTTTGTATTACCGTTTGAATCTGGTTTCTATTTATACCTATCTGGAAGGGCGTTTTGGTTTCTGGTCGTATAAAACCGGTTCATTCTTCTTTTTGCTTTCCCGTACCATCGGCGCTGCCTTCCGGCTGTTTCTGGTAGCGGCTGTTTTACAAATCGGGGTTTATGGCCAGTGGGGCATTCCTTTCTGGGTAAATGTGCTGATCACTATTTTCCTGATCTGGGTGTATACCTTTCAGGGCGGCATCAAAACCATTGTATGGACGGATACTTTCCAGACTTTCTTCCTGATTTCGGCAGTAATTATCAGCGTATATCTGATCTCGCAGGAACTGGGGCTTACTTTGGGAGAAATGGTAAATACAGTAAGTCAGAGCGACTATGGACAAATATTTAACTGGGAGGTGAATAGCAGTAAATATTTCTGGAAACAGTTTACGGCCGGGGCATTTATTGCCATTGCCATGACCGGCCTGGACCAGGATCTGATGCAGAAGAATCTCACTTGCCGCAATTTGCAGGATGCCCAGAAGAATATGTTTTCCTTCTGTACAGTATTTGTCTTTGTAAACCTGCTTTTCCTGACTTTAGGTGCCTTACTATATCTGTATGCTCAGAACAAAGGTATTGCTTTACCAGAACGGAGTGATTATCTGTATCCGACTCTGGCTTTACAGCATTTTGGCTTGCTGGCAGCTATTTTCTTCTTATTAGGCATTACAGCCTCTTCCTATGCCAGTGCCGATTCTGCCCTGGCTGCTTTAACTACCGCTTTCTGCATTGATTTTCTGGATTTTGATAAACGTCCGGAAAAAGAGCGGCAGCAGCTTAAGTTTATTGTGCATGTAGGATTTTCTATACTACTTTTCCTGATCATCCTGTTATTTGAAGCCATTAACGATGCCAGTGTGGTAAGTGCGGTGTTTACAGCGGCTGGCTATACGTATGGTCCTTTGCTGGGTTTGTTTGCCTTTGGTATGCTCACCAAACTGCCTGTCCGCGATAAGTTTGTGCCCTATGTTTGCCTGGTTTCTCCTATCATCTGTTATATCATCAACCGGAATTCTGAAACCTGGCTGGGTGGCTATAAATTTGGTTTTGAGATATTGATTTTAAATGGATTTCTTACCTTTTTGGGTCTGCTATTGCTTTCCAGGCGGAAAACCTCAACAGAAATACCCGTTGCTACATCTGGTAGAAGGATATAA